The following coding sequences are from one Venturia canescens isolate UGA chromosome 5, ASM1945775v1, whole genome shotgun sequence window:
- the Ass gene encoding argininosuccinate synthase: MADQRKKVLLAYSGGLDTSCILWWLKENGYRVIAYVADVGQEEDFDAVREKALRIGASKVIVDDLKEVFVTDFVWQAVRSSLIYEGRYLLGTALARPCISLGLVKAAKNENATIIAHGATGKGNDQVRFELSCYALCPEIEIMAPWRDPIFFERFSGRPDLLAYANSNKIPVSATPKEPWSTDANLMHTSYESGILENPSTAAPKNLYQVTKDPMDSSPVPTEIEVHFSQGIPTLVKDSKTQKTYRNPMGIINYLNKIGSEHGIGRIDIVENRYIGLKSRGIYESPGAKILHEAHLDLEIYLLDREVLRVKSGLSEKMADYVYNGYWFSPECEFVRESINLSQKHVTGAVFLKLYKGNVFITGRKSQFSLYNEELVSMDLQGGFRPEDVGGFIRTQALRLKEYYRFKNQQN; this comes from the exons ATGGCGGAtcaaaggaaaaaagttttgctCGCTTACAGCGGTGGTTTGGACACTTCTTGCATTTTATGGTGGTTGAAGGAAAATGGTTATCGAGTCATTGCTTATGTG GCGGATGTTGGCCAGGAGGAAGATTTCGATGCTGTGAGGGAAAAAGCATTAAGGATTGGCGCGAGCAAG gTAATCGTCGATGATTTGAAAGAAGTTTTCGTCACTGATTTTGTCTGGCAAGCAGTACGCTCGAGTTTGATTTACGAGGGTCGATATCTCCTCGGAACTGCGCTAGCACGACCCTGTATCAGCTTGGGACTCGTCAAAGCagccaaaaacgaaaatgCTACGATCATAGCTCATGGCGCAACGGGCAAAGGAAACGATCAAGTGCGATTCGAACTTAGCTGCTATGCCCTTTGTCCTGAAATTGAG ATAATGGCACCTTGGCGAGatccaatattttttgaaagatTCTCAGGCCGACCTGACCTCTTGGCTTATGCaaattcgaacaaaatccCGGTATCCGCGACGCCCAAAGAACCGTGGAGTACGGACGCAAATTTGATGCACACGAG CTACGAATCGGGAATTTTAGAGAATCCATCAACAGCAGCACCGAAAAACTTGTATCAAGTCACGAAAGATCCGATGGATTCTTCCCCCGTACCAACCGAGATTGAAGTCCATTTTAGCCAAGGAATTCCAACGTTGGTGAAAGATTCCAAAACTCAGAAAACTTACCGCAATCCCATGGGCATCATTAATTATCTCAACAAAATTGGTAGCGAACACGGAATCGGAAGGATCGACATCGTAGAGAACAGATACATCGGCCTAAAA TCCCGAGGAATATACGAATCCCCAGGAGCTAAAATCCTTCACGAAGCCCATTTAGATCtggaaatatatttgttgGATCGTGAAGTGTTGAGAGTGAAATCCGGCTTGTCTGAAAAAATGGCTGATTACGTTTACAACG GATATTGGTTTTCCCCAGAATGTGAATTTGTACGAGAAAGTATCAACTTATCCCAGAAGCATGTAACAGGAGCAGTGTTTTTGAAACTCTACAAAGGCAACg TTTTTATAACCGGAAGAAAAAGCCAATTTTCCTTGTACAACGAAGAGCTCGTTTCGATGGATCTCCAAGGTGGTTTCAGGCCCGAAGACGTCGGTGGATTTATTCGAACTCAAGCGTTGAGACTGAAGGAATATTACCGTTTCAAGAATCAACAAAactga